A single window of Nomascus leucogenys isolate Asia chromosome 18, Asia_NLE_v1, whole genome shotgun sequence DNA harbors:
- the CDK1 gene encoding cyclin-dependent kinase 1 isoform X1, with protein MEDYTKIEKIGEGTYGVVYKGRHKTTGQVVAMKKIRLESEEEGVPSTAIREISLLKELRHPNIVSLQDVLMQDSRLYLIFEFLSMDLKKYLDSIPPGQYMDSSLVKSYLYQILQGIVFCHSRRVLHRDLKPQNLLIDDKGTIKLADFGLARAFGIPIRVYTHEVVTLWYRSPEVLLGSARYSTPVDIWSIGTIFAELATKKPLFHGDSEIDQLFRIFRALGTPNNEVWPEVESLQDYKNTFPKWKPGSLASHVKNLDENGLDLLSKMLIYDPAKRISGKMALNHPYFNDLDNQIKKM; from the exons GTACCTATGGAGTTGTGTATAAAGGTAGACACAAAACTACAGGTCAAGTGGTAGCCATGAAAAAAATCAGACTAGAAAGTGAAGAGGAAGGGGTTCCTAGTACTGCAATTCGGGAAATTTCTCTATTAAAAGAACTTCGTCATCCAAATATAGTCAG tcttcaGGATGTGCTTATGCAGGATTCCAGGTTATATCTCATCTTTGAGTTTCTTTCCATGGATCTGAAGAAATACTTGGATTCTATCCCTCCTGGCCAGTACATGGATTCTTCACTTGTTAAG AGTTATTTATACCAAATCCTACAGGGGATTGTCTTTTGTCACTCTAGAAGAGTTCTTCACAGAGACTTAAAACCTCAAAATCTCTTGATTGATGACAAAGGAACAATTAAACTGGCTGATTTTGGCCTTGCCAGAGCTTTTGGAATACCTATTAGAGTATATACACATGAA gTAGTAACACTCTGGTACAGATCTCCAGAAGTATTGCTGGGGTCAGCTCGTTACTCAACTCCAGTTGACATTTGGAGTATAGGCACCATATTTGCTGAACTAGCAACTAAGAAACCACTTTTCCATGGAGATTCAGAAATTGATCAACTCTTCAGGATTTTCAG aGCTTTGGGCACTCCCAATAATGAAGTGTGGCCAGAAGTGGAATCTTTACAGGACTATAAGAATACATTTCCCAAATGGAAACCAGGAAGCCTAGCATCCCATGTCAAAAACTTGGATGAAAATGGCTTGGATTTGCTCTCG aAAATGTTAATCTATGATCCAGCCAAACGAATTTCTGGCAAAATGGCACTGAATCATCCATATTTTAATGATTTGGACAATCAGATTAAGAAGATGTAG
- the CDK1 gene encoding cyclin-dependent kinase 1 isoform X2 translates to MEDYTKIEKIGEGTYGVVYKGRHKTTGQVVAMKKIRLESEEEGVPSTAIREISLLKELRHPNIVSLQDVLMQDSRLYLIFEFLSMDLKKYLDSIPPGQYMDSSLVKVVTLWYRSPEVLLGSARYSTPVDIWSIGTIFAELATKKPLFHGDSEIDQLFRIFRALGTPNNEVWPEVESLQDYKNTFPKWKPGSLASHVKNLDENGLDLLSKMLIYDPAKRISGKMALNHPYFNDLDNQIKKM, encoded by the exons GTACCTATGGAGTTGTGTATAAAGGTAGACACAAAACTACAGGTCAAGTGGTAGCCATGAAAAAAATCAGACTAGAAAGTGAAGAGGAAGGGGTTCCTAGTACTGCAATTCGGGAAATTTCTCTATTAAAAGAACTTCGTCATCCAAATATAGTCAG tcttcaGGATGTGCTTATGCAGGATTCCAGGTTATATCTCATCTTTGAGTTTCTTTCCATGGATCTGAAGAAATACTTGGATTCTATCCCTCCTGGCCAGTACATGGATTCTTCACTTGTTAAG gTAGTAACACTCTGGTACAGATCTCCAGAAGTATTGCTGGGGTCAGCTCGTTACTCAACTCCAGTTGACATTTGGAGTATAGGCACCATATTTGCTGAACTAGCAACTAAGAAACCACTTTTCCATGGAGATTCAGAAATTGATCAACTCTTCAGGATTTTCAG aGCTTTGGGCACTCCCAATAATGAAGTGTGGCCAGAAGTGGAATCTTTACAGGACTATAAGAATACATTTCCCAAATGGAAACCAGGAAGCCTAGCATCCCATGTCAAAAACTTGGATGAAAATGGCTTGGATTTGCTCTCG aAAATGTTAATCTATGATCCAGCCAAACGAATTTCTGGCAAAATGGCACTGAATCATCCATATTTTAATGATTTGGACAATCAGATTAAGAAGATGTAG